In a genomic window of Bradyrhizobium ontarionense:
- a CDS encoding LysR substrate-binding domain-containing protein produces the protein MRFDLVDLRLFIAVAEARSITGGADRAHLALASASARIKGLEDAFGVQLFKRGRRGVDLTAAGESLLDHARIIIANVEAMQGDLAGFASGLRANVQLLANTVGLAEHLPKALAAFLREHPDINVDVEERESTEIAEAIASGRADLGFAAEHALPDTIERFAFGEDRLMLVAGRRSPFATRRQIDFSETAGQDFIGLTVGTALNVHIGRHAARLGIRQHVRARLRDFDAICQMVAAGIGIAVVPEAAARRCARSMPIGLVALRDAWANRRLVICARSFKALPRPAKLLVEHLRRAVV, from the coding sequence ATGCGTTTCGACCTGGTCGATCTCAGGCTGTTCATCGCCGTGGCCGAAGCCCGCAGCATCACCGGCGGCGCCGATCGTGCGCATCTGGCGCTGGCGTCCGCCAGCGCGCGCATCAAGGGACTGGAGGACGCCTTCGGCGTGCAGCTGTTCAAGCGCGGCCGTCGCGGCGTCGACCTGACGGCGGCGGGCGAAAGTCTGCTCGATCACGCCCGCATCATCATCGCCAATGTCGAGGCCATGCAGGGGGATCTCGCAGGCTTTGCATCGGGCCTGCGCGCCAATGTGCAGTTGCTCGCCAATACGGTCGGCCTCGCCGAGCATCTGCCCAAGGCGCTGGCGGCTTTTCTGCGCGAGCATCCCGACATCAATGTCGACGTGGAAGAACGCGAGAGCACGGAGATTGCGGAGGCGATCGCATCCGGCAGGGCCGATCTCGGCTTCGCGGCGGAGCATGCGCTGCCCGATACCATCGAGCGCTTCGCCTTCGGTGAGGACCGGCTGATGCTGGTGGCCGGCCGGCGGAGCCCATTCGCGACCCGCAGGCAGATCGATTTCAGCGAGACCGCCGGGCAGGACTTCATCGGCCTCACCGTGGGGACGGCGCTCAACGTCCACATCGGCAGACATGCGGCGCGGCTCGGCATCCGGCAGCATGTGCGGGCCCGCTTGCGCGATTTCGACGCGATCTGTCAGATGGTGGCGGCCGGCATCGGCATTGCCGTCGTGCCCGAAGCTGCGGCGCGCCGTTGCGCGCGGTCGATGCCGATCGGTCTGGTCGCGCTGCGCGATGCCTGGGCCAACCGCAGACTGGTGATCTGCGCCCGCAGCTTCAAGGCGCTGCCGCGCCCCGCGAAATTGCTCGTCGAGCATTTGCGCAGGGCGGTCGTCTGA
- a CDS encoding methyl-accepting chemotaxis protein — translation MPRFSFRLTHKIMAIALIGVTALAVIGGIYLAGNTSQEASRRLAGSARTTADLNQKLLTDLLEARRAEKDFLLRRDEKYAARHAELNATIKRELDELRTTSRALGHAATGDKIDAVAKGFAAYSAEFAASEQAEVRVGLNETLGLSGSLRSAVHDIEAKLKDVNDPRLTSGMLMLRRHEKDFMLRRDPKYIAELKAAATAFGQAVAGADLAPALKADISQKLDKYQKDFLAWAEGSQDAARHSVAMSKAFADIEPAIAEIGKAVTQQYAAVQAAEAETGSAVKRGMLVTLGISLILVSCVSFLIGRGISNAIRNMVLVMTRLAGGDAAIRIPGVGRRDEIGEMAGAVEVFKTNMIETERLRAEQAEIEKHQAQQRKAEMAALAKNFETAVGRIIETVSSASTELEASAMTLTRNAQHGQSLATTVASASGEAAAGVQSVASATEQLSASVNEISRQVQESARIAGEAVGQARRTNERVSELSRAATRIGDVVELINTIAGQTNLLALNATIEAARAGEAGRGFAVVAAEVKALAEQTAKATGEIGQQVTGIQTATAESVDVIREVSGTIERLSQISATIAAAIEEQGAATQDISRNVQHTAQGTQRVSDNIIEVQHGATETGSASTQVLSAAQSLSEESSRLKLEVGRFLEMVRAA, via the coding sequence ATGCCTCGTTTCAGCTTCCGACTCACTCACAAGATCATGGCCATCGCACTGATCGGTGTGACGGCACTTGCGGTCATCGGGGGCATCTATTTGGCGGGCAATACGTCGCAGGAGGCTTCCCGCCGGCTTGCAGGCAGCGCCAGGACCACAGCCGACCTCAACCAGAAGCTCCTCACCGACCTGCTGGAAGCGCGGCGCGCCGAAAAGGACTTCCTGCTGCGACGCGATGAGAAATACGCGGCGCGACATGCCGAGCTCAACGCGACGATCAAGCGCGAGCTCGACGAGCTCCGGACCACGAGCCGCGCACTCGGTCACGCCGCCACGGGCGACAAGATCGACGCGGTCGCGAAGGGGTTTGCCGCCTACAGCGCGGAATTCGCTGCGTCCGAGCAGGCGGAAGTCCGGGTTGGCCTGAACGAGACGCTTGGGTTGTCGGGCTCGCTGCGTTCGGCCGTTCACGACATCGAAGCCAAGCTAAAGGACGTCAACGATCCCAGGCTCACCAGCGGCATGCTGATGCTGCGCCGTCATGAAAAGGATTTCATGCTGCGCCGCGACCCGAAATACATCGCCGAGCTGAAGGCTGCAGCTACCGCATTCGGCCAGGCCGTCGCCGGCGCTGATCTCGCGCCAGCCCTCAAGGCGGACATCAGCCAGAAGCTCGACAAATACCAGAAGGACTTCCTGGCCTGGGCCGAAGGATCCCAGGACGCGGCACGTCACAGCGTCGCGATGTCCAAGGCATTCGCCGACATCGAGCCCGCCATCGCCGAGATCGGCAAGGCCGTCACTCAACAATATGCGGCGGTCCAGGCCGCAGAAGCCGAGACCGGCAGCGCCGTCAAACGCGGCATGCTGGTGACGCTCGGCATCTCGCTGATCCTGGTCAGTTGCGTTTCTTTCCTGATCGGCCGCGGCATCTCCAACGCGATCCGCAACATGGTCCTGGTCATGACGCGGCTCGCAGGCGGCGACGCAGCGATCCGGATTCCCGGCGTCGGCCGTCGCGACGAGATCGGCGAGATGGCCGGCGCGGTCGAGGTGTTCAAGACCAACATGATCGAAACCGAGCGGCTGCGTGCCGAGCAGGCCGAAATCGAGAAACACCAGGCGCAGCAGCGCAAGGCGGAGATGGCGGCGCTCGCCAAGAACTTCGAAACGGCCGTCGGACGGATCATCGAGACCGTGTCCTCGGCCTCGACCGAGCTCGAAGCATCGGCCATGACCCTGACCAGGAATGCCCAGCACGGACAGTCGCTGGCAACGACGGTCGCATCTGCCTCCGGGGAAGCCGCAGCCGGCGTTCAGTCGGTGGCTTCGGCGACCGAGCAATTGTCGGCGTCCGTCAACGAGATCAGCCGCCAGGTTCAGGAATCCGCGCGGATCGCGGGCGAGGCCGTCGGTCAGGCGCGCCGCACCAACGAGCGCGTCAGTGAGCTGTCGCGAGCAGCGACGCGCATTGGCGATGTCGTCGAGCTCATCAACACGATTGCCGGTCAGACCAACCTGCTTGCGCTCAACGCGACGATCGAGGCCGCGCGCGCCGGTGAGGCCGGCCGCGGCTTTGCCGTCGTCGCCGCCGAGGTGAAGGCGCTTGCCGAGCAGACCGCGAAAGCGACCGGCGAGATCGGGCAGCAGGTCACGGGCATCCAGACGGCCACCGCGGAATCCGTCGACGTCATCCGCGAAGTCTCCGGGACGATCGAGCGCCTGTCGCAGATCTCGGCGACGATCGCGGCTGCGATCGAGGAACAGGGCGCGGCCACACAGGACATTTCCCGCAACGTGCAGCACACGGCGCAGGGGACGCAGCGCGTCTCCGACAACATCATCGAGGTCCAGCACGGCGCCACCGAAACCGGCTCGGCGTCCACGCAGGTGCTGTCGGCGGCGCAATCGCTGTCCGAGGAAAGCAGCCGGCTGAAGCTCGAGGTCGGCCGCTTCCTGGAGATGGTCCGCGCGGCATAG
- the hisN gene encoding histidinol-phosphatase codes for MTVIDFSAFIGRLATASGETILPFFRTSLLVDNKSSRHDFDPVTEADRAAEAVMRRLIKANFPQHGIVGEEFGNEREDADYVWVLDPIDGTKSFIAGFPIWGTLIALLHKGTPVFGMMHQPFIGERFAGDNGSAHYRNGVGERRLSARRCERLEDAVCYTTSPLLMNEADRAAFGRVESEVRLSRYGGDCYSYCMLAAGHLDLVIETELKPYDIAALIPIINGAGGIVTDWTGGPAQNGGRIIAAGDKRVHAAALKLLTGS; via the coding sequence GTGACGGTCATCGACTTCTCCGCCTTCATCGGCCGCCTTGCGACCGCCTCGGGCGAAACCATCCTGCCGTTCTTCCGGACCTCGCTCTTGGTCGATAACAAGAGCAGTCGGCACGATTTCGATCCCGTGACGGAGGCCGACCGCGCGGCCGAGGCCGTCATGCGCCGCCTGATCAAGGCGAACTTTCCTCAGCATGGCATCGTCGGCGAGGAATTCGGCAATGAGCGCGAGGACGCCGATTATGTCTGGGTGCTCGATCCGATCGACGGCACCAAATCCTTCATCGCGGGCTTTCCGATCTGGGGCACGCTGATCGCGCTCCTTCACAAGGGCACCCCCGTCTTCGGCATGATGCACCAGCCGTTCATCGGCGAGCGGTTTGCGGGCGACAACGGCTCGGCCCACTACAGGAACGGCGTCGGAGAGCGCCGGCTCTCGGCGCGGCGTTGCGAACGGCTCGAGGACGCGGTCTGCTATACGACCAGCCCCCTCCTGATGAACGAGGCCGATCGCGCCGCGTTCGGCCGTGTCGAGTCCGAGGTGCGGCTGTCGCGCTATGGCGGCGATTGCTACTCCTATTGCATGCTTGCAGCCGGTCACCTCGACCTCGTGATCGAAACGGAACTCAAGCCCTACGACATCGCGGCCTTGATCCCCATCATCAACGGCGCCGGCGGCATCGTCACCGATTGGACGGGCGGCCCGGCGCAGAACGGCGGACGGATCATCGCCGCCGGCGACAAGCGCGTGCACGCGGCAGCGCTGAAGCTGCTCACAGGCAGCTGA
- a CDS encoding N-formylglutamate amidohydrolase, which yields MTDFDGELPPFEIMEPATWRAPIIFNSPHSGSVYPDEFLNASRIDLPALRRSEDSFMDELIADLLSRGFPVVRVHFPRCYVDVNREPYELDPRMFTGRLPSFANTRSMRVAGGLGTIPRVVGDGQEIYRDRLNVDEALHRIETLYKPYHRALRRLINRVHQQFGTVVLVDCHSMPSVGVSRDEPRRPDMVIGDRYGTSCAPLLPDLFEDVLGRLGYSVGRNKPYAGGFITEHYGNPASGLHAIQIELNRAVYMDERRRERGPRFAQVASDLAVLAEVLATVPLCDLGPFQAAAE from the coding sequence ATGACGGACTTTGATGGCGAATTGCCGCCGTTCGAGATCATGGAGCCCGCGACGTGGCGCGCGCCCATCATCTTCAATTCGCCGCACTCGGGATCGGTCTATCCGGACGAGTTCCTCAACGCGTCGCGAATCGATCTGCCGGCGCTGCGCCGCTCCGAAGATTCGTTCATGGACGAATTGATCGCCGATCTCTTGTCGCGCGGGTTCCCGGTGGTGCGCGTGCATTTCCCGCGCTGCTATGTCGACGTCAATCGCGAGCCCTACGAGCTCGACCCGCGGATGTTCACCGGCCGGCTGCCAAGCTTCGCCAACACCCGCTCGATGCGGGTCGCCGGCGGCCTCGGCACCATCCCGCGCGTGGTCGGCGACGGCCAGGAGATCTATCGCGACCGGCTCAACGTGGATGAGGCGCTGCACCGGATCGAAACGCTCTACAAGCCGTATCATCGCGCCTTGCGCCGGCTGATCAACCGCGTGCACCAGCAGTTCGGCACGGTCGTGCTGGTCGACTGCCACTCGATGCCGTCGGTCGGGGTGTCCCGCGACGAGCCGCGGCGGCCCGACATGGTGATCGGCGACCGCTACGGCACGAGCTGCGCGCCTCTGCTGCCGGATCTGTTCGAGGACGTGCTCGGCCGGCTCGGCTATTCGGTAGGCCGCAACAAGCCCTATGCCGGCGGCTTCATCACCGAGCACTACGGCAATCCGGCGAGTGGCCTGCATGCGATCCAGATCGAGCTCAATCGCGCGGTCTACATGGACGAACGCCGGCGCGAGCGCGGGCCGCGCTTCGCCCAGGTCGCCTCCGATCTCGCCGTTCTCGCCGAGGTGCTCGCGACGGTGCCGCTCTGCGACCTCGGCCCGTTCCAGGCTGCGGCCGAATAG